A window of the Gossypium hirsutum isolate 1008001.06 chromosome A05, Gossypium_hirsutum_v2.1, whole genome shotgun sequence genome harbors these coding sequences:
- the LOC107958289 gene encoding calcium permeable stress-gated cation channel 1 — MATLGDIGVAAGINLLSAFVFLLAFAILRLQPFNDRVYFPKWYLKGLRSSPSRSGTFVKKFVNLDFRSYLRFLNWMPEALKMPELELIDHAGLDSAVYLRIYLIGLKIFVPITFLAWAVLVPVNYTNKTLELQLKNVTSSDIDKLSISNVPDGSDRFWTHIVMAYAFTFWTCYVLLKEYEKVANMRLQFLVSEKRRPDQFTVLVRNVPPDSDESVSETVEHFFLVNHPDTYLTHQVVCNANKLAKLVKKRKSKQNWLDYYQLKYSRNNAKRPIMKTGFLGLWGKKVDAIDHHITEIKKLSDEIAEERERVLKDPKSIMPAAFVSFKSRWGAAVCAQTQQSRNPTLWLTDWAPEPRDVYWQNLSIPYVSIAVRRLIMAVAFFFLTFFFIIPIASVQALATIEGLEKAAPFLKALIEIPFIKSVIQGFLPGIVLKLFLIFLPTILMIMSKFEGFTSISSLERRSATRYYLFNLVNVFLGSVIAGSALDQLNTFLKQSANEIPKTIGVAVPMRATFFITYIMVDGWAGIAAEILMLKPLIIYHLKNTFLVKTEKDREEAMNPGSLSFNVGEPRIQLYFLLGMVYATVTPVLLPFIVVFFGLAYVVFRHQIINVYNQEYESAAAFWPDVHGRIIIALLVSHVALIGLLSTKHLAQAAPLLITLAVLTIWFYRFCKARYEPAFVRYPLQEAVMKDTLERARDSNFNLKPYLQNAYIHPVFKEEDDDEEEEVVKLENESVLVPTKRQSRRNTPVPSKMSGASSQSLPEAVPEHSVP; from the exons ATGGCAACACTAGGTGATATAGGGGTTGCAGCAGGCATTAATCTGCTAAGTGCTTTCGTTTTCTTACTAGCGTTTGCTATATTGAGGCTTCAACCTTTCAACGATAGGGTTTATTTTCCGAAATGGTATCTCAAGGGTTTAAGAAGCAGTCCTTCGAGGTCTGGAACATTTGTTAAGAAATTTGTCAATTTGGACTTCCGTTCCTACTTGAGGTTCTTGAATTGGATGCCAGAGGCTCTCAAAATGCCAGAACTCGAGCTTATCGATCACGCCGGCTTGGATTCAGCTGTTTATTTGCGCATTTACTTGATAGG CCTAAAGATTTTTGTGCCTATCACCTTCCTTGCATGGGCGGTCCTAGTGCCGGTTAATTACACTAATAAAACATTGGAGTTGCAGCTGAAGAATGTTACTTCAAGTGATATTGATAAGCTCTCGATTTCAAACGTTCCAGATGGATCGGATAG GTTTTGGACACATATAGTAATGGCTTATGCTTTTACCTTTTGGACATGCTATGTGTTGCTAAAAGAGTATGAGAAAGTTGCGAATATGCGGTTGCAATTTCTTGTATCAGAAAAACGCCGGCCTGATCAGTTTACT gtgCTTGTGAGAAACGTACCACCAGATTCAGATGAATCTGTAAGTGAGACTGTGGAGCACTTTTTCCTGGTTAATCACCCTGATACCTATCTTACACATCAG GTAGTATGCAATGCAAACAAACTTGCGAAGTTGGTGAAGAAGAGGAAAAGTAAGCAGAATTGGCTTGACTATTATCAATTGAAGTATTCCAGAAATAATGCAAAAAGGCCTATTATGAAG ACTGGTTTTCTCGGGCTCTGGGGTAAAAAAGTGGATGCAATTGATCATCACATAACTGAAATCAAGAAGTTATCCGATGAA ATAGCTGAAGAGAGGGAGAGGGTCCTAAAAGATCCAAAATCCATAATGCCGGCTGCATTTGTTTCCTTTAAATCTCGATGGGGTGCAGCTGTTTGTGCTCAAACTCAACAATCCAGGAATCCAACCTTGTGGTTAACAGACTGGGCACCTGAGCCACGAGATGTATATTGGCAAAACCTGTCAATTCCTTACGTCTCGATAGCTGTTAGGAGGCTGATCATGGCTGTAGCATTCTTCTTCCTGACTTTCTTCTTCATAATCCCAATTGCATCTGTACAAGCTCTGGCCACAATAGAAGGCCTTGAGAAAGCAGCACCATTCCTGAAGGCCCTTATTGAAAT ACCGTTTATTAAATCGGTTATCCAAGGTTTTCTACCTGGTATTGTTTTGAAGCTCTTTCTCATTTTTCTGCCAACTATTTTGATGATCATGTCCAAGTTTGAAGGGTTCACATCAATATCATCTTTGGAAAGGAGATCAGCAACTAGATACTATCTCTTTAATTTAGTGAACGTATTCCTCGGCAGCGTAATTGCAGGCAGTGCACTGGACCAGCTAAACACGTTTCTTAAGCAATCAGCAAATGA GATTCCTAAAACAATTGGTGTAGCTGTACCAATGAGAGCAACTTTCTTTATTACTTATATCATGGTTGATGGATGGGCTGGAATAGCAGCAGAGATTTTGATGCTGAAACCGCTTATAATTTACCACTTGAAGAATACTTTCTTGGTGAAAACAGAAAAGGACAGGGAAGAGGCAATGAATCCAGGAAGTTTGAGCTTCAACGTTGGAGAACCTCGTATACAACTCTATTTTCTACTTGGCATGGTTTATGCTACCGTGACACCTGTTCTACTTCCATTCATTGTAGTTTTCTTCGGGCTAGCTTATGTTGTCTTCCGTCATCAG atcatcaatgtttacaatcaAGAGTATGAAAGTGCGGCGGCATTCTGGCCTGATGTTCACGGACGCATTATAATTGCTTTGCTTGTCTCACATGTCGCGCTCATTGGATTGTTAAGTACAAAGCATTTGGCTCAGGCAGCACCACTTCTCATTACTCTTGCTGTCCTCACAATCTGGTTTTACAGATTCTGCAAAGCGCGATATGAACCTGCTTTTGTCAGATATCCTTTGCAG GAAGCAGTAATGAAAGACACTTTGGAACGCGCACGGGATTCAAACTTCAATTTGAAACCCTATCTTCAAAATGCATATATCCATCCAGTTTTCAAAGAGGAGGATGATGACGAGGAGGAGGAGGTTGTCAAGTTAGAAAATGAGAGTGTGTTAGTACCCACGAAACGCCAATCTCGAAGGAACACACCAGTACCTAGCAAAATGAGCGGTGCATCCTCACAATCCTTACCGGAGGCTGTTCCTGAACATTCGGTGCCCTAA
- the LOC107958292 gene encoding O-fucosyltransferase 2 isoform X1 yields the protein MSSTSNSNNSHNLAVESKQDRSNTVRIPDRVDLRGSPRSRQGSPSHSPRLGPSRFLNGEKSGASFVGAELLGKLWGDRKKQPKNAKRKGGKVWYQKRRVKGLVVVTALVGLFFLVDWIMLLRLQDHRVGSDDRSSRNASVSAQVKVTKPRKGKKHYSGIYGRLLALAAHALAEGQNKREPKDLWQEPVVPASAWRPCADQRDWEPNEGKNGYIMVTANGGINQQRVAVCNAVVLARLLNATLAVPKFMYSSVWKDVSQFGDIYQEEHFIKYLAPDIRIVKELPEELKSLDLEAIGSVVTDVDVRKESKPSFYLKDILPILLQKRVVHFVGFGNRLAFDPIPFQLQRLRCRCNFHALKFVPKIQETAALLLERLHKHSAQPGLLDHYLVGPHAVAAMIARSDRAKASKYLALHLRFEIDMVAHSLCEFGGGEQEGQELEAYRQIHFPALTELKKTEKLPSPAMLRSEGLCPLTPEEAVLMLAALGFNRKTQVYVAGAQIYGGTSRLAALRSLYPNLVTKENLLSSAELEPFKNFSSQLAALDFIACTAADAFAMTDSGSQLSSLVSGYRIYYGGGRMPTIRPNKRRLADIFIKNNTIEWKVFEQRVRKAVRQTKHVQSRPKARSVYRYPRCKECMCRTD from the exons ATGTCTTCAACTAGCAACTCAAACAATTCACACAATCTTGCCGTTGAATCTAAACAAGACCGATCCAACACCGTTCGGATCCCCGACCGGGTCGACCTCCGAGGGAGTCCCAGGAGTCGTCAAGGGTCCCCCAGTCATTCACCCCGACTCGGCCCCAGCCGGTTCTTGAACGGTGAAAAGAGCGGGGCGTCATTTGTTGGAGCTGAATTGTTGGGAAAATTATGGGGTGATCGAAAGAAGCAACCGAAGAACGCgaagagaaaaggaggcaaagtTTGGTACCAAAAGAGAAGGGTGAAAGGACTTGTAGTGGTGACTGCATTGGTGGGTTTGTTTTTCTTGGTCGATTGGATTATGCTCTTGCGGTTACAAGATCACCGGGTCGGATCCGATGACCGATCTTCCAGGAATGCTTCTGTTTCGGCTCAG GTGAAGGTGACAAAGCCTAGAAAAGGGAAAAAGCATTACAGTGGTATTTATGGAAGGTTGTTGGCTTTGGCTGCTCATGCTTTGGCTGAG GGGCAAAATAAACGTGAACCGAAAGATTTATGGCAGGAACCTGTGGTTCCTGCTTCTGCTTGGAGACCCTGTGCTGATCAACGTGACTGGGAACCTAATG AGGGGAAGAATGGATACATTATGGTCACTGCAAATGGTGGAATTAACCAGCAGCGTGTGGCA GTCTGCAATGCTGTAGTACTTGCTCGCTTACTTAATGCAACTCTTGCTGTTCCCAAATTTATGTACAGTAGTGTCTGGAAAGATGTAAG TCAATTTGGTGATATCTATCAGGAGGAGCATTTTATTAAGTACCTGGCTCCAGATATTCGAATAGTGAAAGAACTTCCTGAGGAGCTAAAGTCTCTAGATTTGGAGGCAATTGGTAGTGTT GTGACAGACGTAGATGTTAGGAAGGAATCTAAACCAAGTTTTTATCTGAAAGACATTCTCCCTATCCTACTTCAGAAACGAGTTGTCCATTTCGTTGGCTTTGGGAACCGTTTGGCTTTTGACCCAATACCATTTCAGTTGCAG AGGCTTCGATGCAGATGTAATTTTCATGCGCTTAAATTTGTTCCGAAGATACAAGAAACTGCTGCTTTACTCCTTGAAAGATTGCACAAGCATTCAGCTCAGCCAGGACTATTGGATCATTATCTTGTTGGTCCACATGCAGTGGCTGCTATGATTGCAAGGAGTGATCGTGCTAAAGCTTCCAAATATCTTGCTTTGCATTTGAGATTTGAGATTGACATGGTAGCTCATTCGTTATGTGAGTTTGGCGGAGGTGAGCAAGAGGGGCAAGAATTGGAAGCATATCGACAAATCCATTTTCCTGCATTAACAGAGCTAAAGAAGACGGAGAA GTTACCTTCCCCTGCCATGCTCCGATCTGAAGGGTTATGTCCATTAACACCAGAAGAAGCTGTACTTATGCTTGCTGCTCTAGGTTTCAATCGTAAGACTCAAGTATATGTCGCAGGGGCACAAATATATGGAGGGACATCAAGATTAGCTGCTTTGAGAAGCTTGTATCCTAATTTAGTTACCAAAGAGAATTTGCTGTCATCCGCCGAACttgaaccattcaagaatttctCATCTCAG CTGGCAGCACTAGACTTCATTGCCTGCACTGCAGCTGATGCATTTGCCATGACGGACTCTGGTAGCCAGTTGTCATCTTTGGTATCTGGGTATCGAATATACTATGGTGGAGGGAGGATGCCTACAATACGCCCAAATAAGCGGAGACTAGCTGATATCTTCATCAAGAACAATACCATAGAGTGGAAAGTGTTTGAGCAGAGAGTGAGGAAGGCAGTTAGACAAACTAAACATGTCCAGAGTAGGCCTAAGGCTAGAAGTGTTTACCGGTATCCACGGTGTAAAGAGTGTATGTGTCGTACAGATTga
- the LOC107958292 gene encoding O-fucosyltransferase 15 isoform X2, translated as MVTANGGINQQRVAVCNAVVLARLLNATLAVPKFMYSSVWKDVSQFGDIYQEEHFIKYLAPDIRIVKELPEELKSLDLEAIGSVVTDVDVRKESKPSFYLKDILPILLQKRVVHFVGFGNRLAFDPIPFQLQRLRCRCNFHALKFVPKIQETAALLLERLHKHSAQPGLLDHYLVGPHAVAAMIARSDRAKASKYLALHLRFEIDMVAHSLCEFGGGEQEGQELEAYRQIHFPALTELKKTEKLPSPAMLRSEGLCPLTPEEAVLMLAALGFNRKTQVYVAGAQIYGGTSRLAALRSLYPNLVTKENLLSSAELEPFKNFSSQLAALDFIACTAADAFAMTDSGSQLSSLVSGYRIYYGGGRMPTIRPNKRRLADIFIKNNTIEWKVFEQRVRKAVRQTKHVQSRPKARSVYRYPRCKECMCRTD; from the exons ATGGTCACTGCAAATGGTGGAATTAACCAGCAGCGTGTGGCA GTCTGCAATGCTGTAGTACTTGCTCGCTTACTTAATGCAACTCTTGCTGTTCCCAAATTTATGTACAGTAGTGTCTGGAAAGATGTAAG TCAATTTGGTGATATCTATCAGGAGGAGCATTTTATTAAGTACCTGGCTCCAGATATTCGAATAGTGAAAGAACTTCCTGAGGAGCTAAAGTCTCTAGATTTGGAGGCAATTGGTAGTGTT GTGACAGACGTAGATGTTAGGAAGGAATCTAAACCAAGTTTTTATCTGAAAGACATTCTCCCTATCCTACTTCAGAAACGAGTTGTCCATTTCGTTGGCTTTGGGAACCGTTTGGCTTTTGACCCAATACCATTTCAGTTGCAG AGGCTTCGATGCAGATGTAATTTTCATGCGCTTAAATTTGTTCCGAAGATACAAGAAACTGCTGCTTTACTCCTTGAAAGATTGCACAAGCATTCAGCTCAGCCAGGACTATTGGATCATTATCTTGTTGGTCCACATGCAGTGGCTGCTATGATTGCAAGGAGTGATCGTGCTAAAGCTTCCAAATATCTTGCTTTGCATTTGAGATTTGAGATTGACATGGTAGCTCATTCGTTATGTGAGTTTGGCGGAGGTGAGCAAGAGGGGCAAGAATTGGAAGCATATCGACAAATCCATTTTCCTGCATTAACAGAGCTAAAGAAGACGGAGAA GTTACCTTCCCCTGCCATGCTCCGATCTGAAGGGTTATGTCCATTAACACCAGAAGAAGCTGTACTTATGCTTGCTGCTCTAGGTTTCAATCGTAAGACTCAAGTATATGTCGCAGGGGCACAAATATATGGAGGGACATCAAGATTAGCTGCTTTGAGAAGCTTGTATCCTAATTTAGTTACCAAAGAGAATTTGCTGTCATCCGCCGAACttgaaccattcaagaatttctCATCTCAG CTGGCAGCACTAGACTTCATTGCCTGCACTGCAGCTGATGCATTTGCCATGACGGACTCTGGTAGCCAGTTGTCATCTTTGGTATCTGGGTATCGAATATACTATGGTGGAGGGAGGATGCCTACAATACGCCCAAATAAGCGGAGACTAGCTGATATCTTCATCAAGAACAATACCATAGAGTGGAAAGTGTTTGAGCAGAGAGTGAGGAAGGCAGTTAGACAAACTAAACATGTCCAGAGTAGGCCTAAGGCTAGAAGTGTTTACCGGTATCCACGGTGTAAAGAGTGTATGTGTCGTACAGATTga
- the LOC107958293 gene encoding chromatin remodeling protein EBS isoform X1 has product MAKTRPGISGTKPKQGKKDLDSYTIRGTNKVVRVGDCVLMRPSDTGKPPYVARVEKIEADSRNNVKVRVRWYYRPEESLGGRRQFHGAKELFLSDHYDVQSAHTIEGKCIVHSFKNYTKLEDVGAEDYYCRFEYKAATGAFTPDRVAVYCKCEMPYNPDDLMVQCEGCKDWYHPACVDMTIEEAKMLDHFVCSECSEDDLKRSQNGFHPSPVSDLKVLPQLLIFAVFPRWMPNDERGK; this is encoded by the exons ATGGCAAAAACAAGACCAGGAATTTCTGGCACCAAGCCCAAACAAGGGAAGAAGGACCTCGACTCTTACACCATCAGAGGCACCAACAAAGTTGTCAGAG TTGGGGATTGTGTTCTGATGCGTCCTTCCGACACTGGTAAGCCCCCGTATGTGGCACGAGTTGAGAAAATTGAAGCAGATAGCAGGAATAATGTGAAGGTTCGAGTACGGTGGTATTATCGTCCCGAGGAGTCACTTGGAGGAAGGAGGCAGTTCCATGGAGCAAAGGAGCTGTTTTTGTCTGACCACTATGATGTGCAGAGTGCTCACACCATTGAAGGGAAGTGCATCGTTCATTCTTTCAAGAACTACACTAAGCTTGAGGATGTTGGGGCTGAGGATTACTATTGTAGGTTCGAGTATAAAGCTGCTACCGGTGCCTTTACTCCTGACCGAGTTGCTGT GTATTGCAAATGTGAGATGCCTTACAACCCTGATGATCTCATGGTGCAATGTGAGGGCTGCAAGGACTG GTATCATCCTGCTTGTGTGGACATGACAATTGAGGAAGCGAAAATGTTGGATCACTTTGTTTGTTCTGAATGTTCTGAGGATGATCTGAAAAGATCACAGAATGGGTTTCATCCATCACCAGTATCTGATTTAAAG GTCCTGCCTCAACTTCTCATTTTTGCGGTATTTCCCAGGTGGATGCCAAACGACGAAAGAGGTAAGTAA
- the LOC107958293 gene encoding chromatin remodeling protein EBS isoform X2 produces the protein MAKTRPGISGTKPKQGKKDLDSYTIRGTNKVVRVGDCVLMRPSDTGKPPYVARVEKIEADSRNNVKVRVRWYYRPEESLGGRRQFHGAKELFLSDHYDVQSAHTIEGKCIVHSFKNYTKLEDVGAEDYYCRFEYKAATGAFTPDRVAVYCKCEMPYNPDDLMVQCEGCKDWYHPACVDMTIEEAKMLDHFVCSECSEDDLKRSQNGFHPSPVSDLKVDAKRRKR, from the exons ATGGCAAAAACAAGACCAGGAATTTCTGGCACCAAGCCCAAACAAGGGAAGAAGGACCTCGACTCTTACACCATCAGAGGCACCAACAAAGTTGTCAGAG TTGGGGATTGTGTTCTGATGCGTCCTTCCGACACTGGTAAGCCCCCGTATGTGGCACGAGTTGAGAAAATTGAAGCAGATAGCAGGAATAATGTGAAGGTTCGAGTACGGTGGTATTATCGTCCCGAGGAGTCACTTGGAGGAAGGAGGCAGTTCCATGGAGCAAAGGAGCTGTTTTTGTCTGACCACTATGATGTGCAGAGTGCTCACACCATTGAAGGGAAGTGCATCGTTCATTCTTTCAAGAACTACACTAAGCTTGAGGATGTTGGGGCTGAGGATTACTATTGTAGGTTCGAGTATAAAGCTGCTACCGGTGCCTTTACTCCTGACCGAGTTGCTGT GTATTGCAAATGTGAGATGCCTTACAACCCTGATGATCTCATGGTGCAATGTGAGGGCTGCAAGGACTG GTATCATCCTGCTTGTGTGGACATGACAATTGAGGAAGCGAAAATGTTGGATCACTTTGTTTGTTCTGAATGTTCTGAGGATGATCTGAAAAGATCACAGAATGGGTTTCATCCATCACCAGTATCTGATTTAAAG GTGGATGCCAAACGACGAAAGAGGTAA
- the LOC107958294 gene encoding 50S ribosomal protein L4 isoform X2, producing MALSISRRVVRSFGSLSALGFREYPTVADLSGRIAGDNLLHAECFSLSKGGPSFLGFRRFSTTILTPDSNGGAFPSDLLSSKTVLTPERTIGLYEDLVVPVTNFHNEDHGLMVLAGDVFDVPIRKDIIHRVVRWQLAKRQQGTHSTKTISEVSGTGRKPWQQKGLGRARHGSLRGPQFRGGATMHGPKPRSHAFKLNKKVRRLGLKIALSACAAEGKLLVFEDLEVPTHKTKNIVNYVNQMENTKKLLLVDGGPINEKLKLATQNLHYVNVLPSIGLNVYSILQHDTLVMSRDAVNRIVERMHTPISR from the exons ATGGCTTTGTCGATCTCTAGAAGGGTTGTACGTTCTTTTGGTTCACTGTCTGCCTTGGGCTTCCGCGAATATCCAACTGTCGCAG ATTTGAGTGGTCGAATTGCTGGGGATAACTTGCTTCATGCAGAATGTTTTAGCCTTTCCAAG GGTGGTCCATCTTTCCTTGGTTTTCGGAGGTTTTCAACCACAATTTTGACTCCTGATTCAAATGGAGGTGCTTTTCCATCGGATTTACTGTCTTCAAAGACTGTGCTAACACCAGAGCGTACTATAG GACTTTATGAAGACCTGGTAGTTCCTGTGACAAATTTTCATAATGAAGACCATGGCTTGATGGTTTTGGCTGGTGATGTTTTTGATGTACCTATTAGAAAGGATATTATCCACCGTGTTGTACGATGGCAGCTTGCAAAACGACAACAG GGAACACATTCAACAAAAACTATTAGTGAGGTTAGTGGGACTGGTAGGAAGCCCTGGCAACAGAAGGGTCTTGGTCGAGCTAGGCATGGATCACTGCGTGGTCCCCAG TTTCGAGGTGGTGCTACTATGCATGGCCCCAAACCAAGAAGTCATGCTTTTAAATTGAATAAGAAGGTTAGGCGTCTTGGACTGAAGATTGCACTGTCTGCTTGTGCTGCTGAAGGAAAG CTTCTTGTCTTTGAGGATTTGGAGGTCCCTacacataaaacaaaaaatatagtGAACTATGTAAATCAAATGGAGAATACCAAGAAACTTCTGCTGGTGGATGGTGGCCCCATAAATGAAAAGTTGAAGCTAGCTACACAAAATTTACATTATGTCAACGTGCTGCCATCAATT GGCTTGAATGTCTATAGCATCTTGCAGCATGACACATTAGTGATGTCCCGTGATGCTGTTAACAGGATTGTCGAACGAATGCACACTCCAATCAGCCGTTGA
- the LOC107958294 gene encoding 50S ribosomal protein L4 isoform X1, translating to MALSISRRVVRSFGSLSALGFREYPTVAGRSFQASDLSGRIAGDNLLHAECFSLSKGGPSFLGFRRFSTTILTPDSNGGAFPSDLLSSKTVLTPERTIGLYEDLVVPVTNFHNEDHGLMVLAGDVFDVPIRKDIIHRVVRWQLAKRQQGTHSTKTISEVSGTGRKPWQQKGLGRARHGSLRGPQFRGGATMHGPKPRSHAFKLNKKVRRLGLKIALSACAAEGKLLVFEDLEVPTHKTKNIVNYVNQMENTKKLLLVDGGPINEKLKLATQNLHYVNVLPSIGLNVYSILQHDTLVMSRDAVNRIVERMHTPISR from the exons ATGGCTTTGTCGATCTCTAGAAGGGTTGTACGTTCTTTTGGTTCACTGTCTGCCTTGGGCTTCCGCGAATATCCAACTGTCGCAGGTCGATCATTTCAAGCTTCTG ATTTGAGTGGTCGAATTGCTGGGGATAACTTGCTTCATGCAGAATGTTTTAGCCTTTCCAAG GGTGGTCCATCTTTCCTTGGTTTTCGGAGGTTTTCAACCACAATTTTGACTCCTGATTCAAATGGAGGTGCTTTTCCATCGGATTTACTGTCTTCAAAGACTGTGCTAACACCAGAGCGTACTATAG GACTTTATGAAGACCTGGTAGTTCCTGTGACAAATTTTCATAATGAAGACCATGGCTTGATGGTTTTGGCTGGTGATGTTTTTGATGTACCTATTAGAAAGGATATTATCCACCGTGTTGTACGATGGCAGCTTGCAAAACGACAACAG GGAACACATTCAACAAAAACTATTAGTGAGGTTAGTGGGACTGGTAGGAAGCCCTGGCAACAGAAGGGTCTTGGTCGAGCTAGGCATGGATCACTGCGTGGTCCCCAG TTTCGAGGTGGTGCTACTATGCATGGCCCCAAACCAAGAAGTCATGCTTTTAAATTGAATAAGAAGGTTAGGCGTCTTGGACTGAAGATTGCACTGTCTGCTTGTGCTGCTGAAGGAAAG CTTCTTGTCTTTGAGGATTTGGAGGTCCCTacacataaaacaaaaaatatagtGAACTATGTAAATCAAATGGAGAATACCAAGAAACTTCTGCTGGTGGATGGTGGCCCCATAAATGAAAAGTTGAAGCTAGCTACACAAAATTTACATTATGTCAACGTGCTGCCATCAATT GGCTTGAATGTCTATAGCATCTTGCAGCATGACACATTAGTGATGTCCCGTGATGCTGTTAACAGGATTGTCGAACGAATGCACACTCCAATCAGCCGTTGA
- the LOC107958295 gene encoding homeobox protein SBH1 → MEGVSNSTSCMMAFGHNSNGLCPMTVMPLTAFHPHDQHQYHHHHNSDFNSLFLPLAPTNNQDQNHNSSSGSSMIIDDQSNTTNNNTGCYFMESNDGSSSSVKAKIMAHPHYHRLVAAYVNCQKVGAPPEVVARLEQVCASAATMGPSTTGCIGEDPALDEFMEAYSEMLAKYEQELSKTFKDAMLFLQSVEYQFKELTVSPSNSACGDAVNLNGSSEEEADMSNHHFIDPLAEDRELKGQLLRKYSGYLGSLKQEFMKKRKRGKLPKEARQKLLDWWAKHYKWPYPSESQKLALAESTGLDQKQINNWFINQRKRHWKPSEDMQFVVMEATYPHYFMDNILGNPFPMDLSHALL, encoded by the exons ATGGAAGGCGTTTCCAATAGCACTTCTTGCATGATGGCTTTTGGGCACAACAGCAATGGACTATGCCCTATGACGGTGATGCCTCtcactgcttttcatcctcatGATCAACATcaatatcatcatcatcataattcGGACTTCAACTCCTTATTTCTTCCTTTAGCCCCAACCAACAATCAAGACCAGAACCACAATAGCAGCAGCGGCTCCTCTATGATTATTGACGATCAAAGCAACACCACCAACAACAATACCGGATGTTATTTCATGGAGAGCAACGATGGCAGCTCTTCTTCTGTCAAGGCCAAGATCATGGCTCATCCTCACTACCACCGTCTCGTAGCCGCCTATGTCAATTGCCAAAAG GTAGGAGCACCACCTGAAGTGGTTGCGAGATTAGAACAAGTATGTGCATCTGCGGCCACTATGGGTCCCAGTACCACCGGCTGCATAGGTGAAGATCCAGCACTTGACGAGTTCATGGAAGCTTATTCTGAGATGCTCGCTAAATACGAGCAGGAGCTATCTAAAACATTTAAGGACGCCATGCTTTTCCTCCAAAGTGTCGAGTACCAGTTTAAAGAACTCACTGTTTCCCCTTCAAATTCCG CTTGTGGAGATGCTGTTAACTTGAATGGATCATCTGAGGAAGAGGCTGATATGAGCAACCACCATTTCATCGATCCCCTTGCGGAAGACCGAGAGCTTAAAGGCCAGCTTTTGCGTAAATACAGCGGATATTTAGGCAGCCTGAAGCAAGAGTTTATGAAGAAGAGGAAGAGAGGGAAGCTTCCTAAGGAAGCCAGACAGAAGTTGCTGGATTGGTGGGCTAAACATTACAAATGGCCGTACCCATCG GAATCGCAGAAGCTAGCGTTGGCAGAGTCAACAGGTCTGGACCAGAAGCAAATTAACAACTGGTTCATTAATCAAAGGAAAAGGCATTGGAAGCCATCTGAGGATATGCAGTTTGTGGTAATGGAGGCTACCTATCCACACTATTTCATGGACAATATTTTGGGGAATCCCTTCCCTATGGATCTCTCCCACGCACTTCTTTAA